A single genomic interval of Desulfobacterales bacterium harbors:
- a CDS encoding FAD-binding dehydrogenase yields the protein MSVTTYKSDVVIIGGGLAGIAAAFDLLDKNKKVTIIERDKRENFGGLAKESFGGIMIVGTPHQKRLGINDTPEIALSDWLSFANFDENDIWPRKWAEFYVNESIPYIYEWLVKRSVKFLPLVNWPERGIFKPGNSVPRWHIVWGTGYELIRLILKHLEAHPKRNNLNIYFNHKVDNLIEQNGKIIGCSGVKEDSQEEFEAQADAVIIASGGICGGDLSKVRDNWYKPWGQPPKTLLNGSHPFADGLLHDCVDKLGGNVTHLDLQWHYAAGIHHPKPKRAMHGLSLVPPRSALWVNALGKRIGPVPLMGYTDTRYVVEQICKQPGQYSWQILNFEIAIKELAVSGSEYMNAFRYKKKFKLLMDVLFGNKELVRRLIKESKDIITGINIRSLVHKMNEVSNEYKIDKDLLESEIKAYDDQIDRGPALFNDDQLRRIANFRNYRGDRIRTCKFQKINDKDAMPLIAIREFILSRKSLGGIQTDLSCRVLDKEGSPIDNLYAVGESAGFGGGGIHGQGSLEGTFLGSCILTGRIVAKSI from the coding sequence GTGTCTGTAACTACCTATAAAAGTGATGTAGTCATAATTGGCGGTGGGCTTGCTGGAATTGCTGCAGCCTTTGATCTGCTCGATAAAAACAAAAAAGTTACTATAATTGAGAGAGACAAAAGGGAAAATTTTGGCGGACTTGCAAAAGAATCCTTTGGCGGAATAATGATAGTAGGAACGCCCCATCAAAAAAGGCTTGGAATTAACGATACTCCTGAAATAGCCTTATCTGACTGGCTAAGTTTTGCAAATTTCGATGAAAATGATATATGGCCTCGAAAATGGGCAGAGTTTTATGTTAATGAATCAATCCCTTATATATACGAATGGTTGGTTAAACGTTCAGTAAAATTTCTTCCCCTTGTAAATTGGCCTGAAAGAGGTATTTTTAAACCCGGGAATTCTGTTCCAAGATGGCATATTGTTTGGGGAACAGGATATGAATTGATAAGGTTGATTTTAAAGCATCTTGAAGCTCATCCTAAACGCAATAATTTAAATATATATTTTAACCATAAAGTAGATAATTTAATTGAACAAAATGGAAAAATAATTGGTTGTTCAGGTGTTAAAGAAGATTCTCAAGAAGAATTTGAAGCCCAAGCAGATGCAGTAATTATAGCCTCAGGCGGGATATGCGGCGGAGATTTATCGAAAGTTAGAGATAATTGGTATAAACCATGGGGACAGCCGCCTAAAACTCTTTTAAATGGTTCACACCCTTTTGCTGATGGTTTGCTCCATGATTGCGTTGATAAATTAGGTGGAAATGTAACGCATCTTGACTTGCAATGGCATTATGCAGCAGGCATTCATCACCCTAAACCTAAAAGAGCTATGCATGGTTTGAGCTTAGTGCCTCCGCGCTCTGCTTTATGGGTAAATGCGTTAGGGAAAAGAATTGGACCTGTTCCTCTTATGGGTTATACTGATACGAGATATGTTGTTGAACAAATATGCAAGCAGCCTGGCCAATACTCATGGCAAATACTTAATTTTGAAATCGCCATAAAAGAGCTTGCAGTTTCAGGCAGTGAATACATGAATGCATTTAGATATAAAAAGAAGTTTAAGCTTCTTATGGATGTTTTATTTGGCAATAAAGAACTTGTAAGAAGGCTCATAAAAGAATCAAAGGACATTATTACAGGAATAAATATTAGATCCCTTGTTCATAAAATGAATGAAGTTAGTAATGAGTATAAAATTGATAAAGATTTGCTTGAGTCTGAAATTAAAGCCTATGATGATCAAATTGATAGGGGGCCTGCATTATTTAATGATGACCAGTTGAGGCGTATTGCAAATTTTAGAAATTATAGAGGAGACAGAATTAGAACCTGTAAATTTCAAAAAATAAACGATAAAGATGCTATGCCTTTAATTGCTATTCGAGAATTTATATTAAGCCGTAAAAGTCTCGGAGGGATCCAGACTGACCTTTCTTGTCGTGTGCTTGATAAGGAAGGAAGTCCTATAGATAATTTATACGCAGTAGGTGAATCAGCCGGTTTTGGAGGAGGCGGTATTCACGGACAAGGCTCATTGGAAGGGACTTTTTTAGGAAGCTGCATTTTAACAGGCAGGATTGTCGCAAAATCGATTTAA
- a CDS encoding thiamine pyrophosphate-binding protein, protein MATQKKTGGWLTVYALEQLPVTHTFGIPGVQNTEIYDALNNSKKIQPILVTHEGGASFMADAISRTSSLIGVAVIVPGAGVTHAMSGIGESFLAGIPMIVIAGGIRRDIDKSYQLHELDLHKLLSAITKKTYLIKSHSEIVSTIFEAYSVATSGEPGPVFVEIPVNLQIYAGEIENLPVFQSKKNNPVPDSDKIKEAADLIANSSQPGMFLGWGARDCSDLSVKLAELLNAPVSTTLQGLSVFSYNHPLHTGMGFGPSSVPASENAFKNCDCLIAIGARFGEIPTGSYGVKVPENLIHIDINSDVFNKNYPAKVAINADASDAVNALLEALKNINYTSKANGSSIKGKIKKDKQEYIEEWKKHITDKVNPCIFFEKLRNKLSHDAITVCDDGNHTFLTEELFPMYKSKHFISPTDFNCMGYCIPAAIGAKLVNPEKQVIGIVGDGAFLMTCMEIITASTNNLGVIYFVFYDGELSQIAQGQEIPYNRKVCTILGKIDVKGVADATGAAFLVIEKNDNIDSTIDKALEISKKGQPVIVDVKVDYSKRTKFTKGVVKTVFKRFPLGDKIRFIGRAIYRKIID, encoded by the coding sequence ATGGCAACTCAAAAAAAAACAGGCGGATGGTTAACAGTTTATGCTTTAGAGCAATTGCCAGTAACTCACACATTTGGTATTCCTGGCGTTCAAAATACTGAAATTTATGATGCTTTGAATAATTCTAAAAAAATTCAGCCGATACTTGTTACTCATGAAGGTGGAGCTTCATTCATGGCTGATGCTATCAGCAGAACTTCAAGTTTAATTGGAGTTGCTGTAATAGTTCCGGGTGCTGGTGTAACTCATGCTATGAGCGGAATAGGTGAATCATTTCTTGCCGGAATACCTATGATAGTTATAGCTGGAGGTATCAGAAGAGATATTGATAAATCATATCAGCTCCACGAATTAGACCTTCATAAACTTTTATCCGCAATCACAAAAAAAACTTATTTGATAAAATCCCATTCAGAAATTGTTTCAACTATATTTGAAGCTTATTCTGTAGCTACTTCAGGAGAGCCTGGCCCTGTTTTCGTTGAAATTCCAGTTAATCTTCAAATTTATGCTGGAGAAATAGAAAATCTGCCTGTGTTTCAATCAAAGAAAAATAATCCTGTTCCTGATTCAGATAAAATTAAAGAAGCTGCAGATTTAATAGCTAATTCTTCTCAACCAGGAATGTTTTTAGGTTGGGGAGCAAGGGATTGTTCTGACCTGTCTGTAAAACTTGCCGAACTTTTAAATGCTCCTGTTTCCACAACTCTTCAAGGTTTAAGTGTTTTTTCCTATAATCATCCTCTTCATACAGGAATGGGGTTTGGGCCAAGTTCTGTTCCAGCTTCTGAAAATGCGTTTAAAAATTGCGATTGTCTTATAGCTATTGGCGCAAGGTTTGGAGAAATTCCAACTGGCAGTTATGGTGTAAAAGTCCCAGAAAATTTAATTCATATAGATATAAACTCTGATGTATTTAATAAAAACTATCCAGCAAAAGTAGCAATTAATGCTGATGCCTCAGACGCTGTTAATGCTTTACTGGAAGCTTTAAAAAATATTAATTATACATCTAAGGCAAATGGATCGTCCATTAAGGGAAAAATAAAAAAGGATAAACAAGAATATATTGAAGAATGGAAAAAACACATCACTGATAAAGTGAATCCTTGTATATTTTTTGAAAAATTACGCAATAAATTATCACATGATGCAATAACTGTATGCGATGACGGGAATCATACGTTCCTCACAGAAGAACTTTTTCCCATGTACAAATCAAAGCATTTTATTTCGCCAACTGATTTTAACTGTATGGGATATTGCATTCCCGCTGCAATTGGAGCTAAGCTTGTAAACCCTGAAAAGCAAGTTATTGGCATTGTAGGTGACGGGGCATTTTTAATGACCTGTATGGAAATTATTACAGCATCAACAAACAATTTAGGAGTAATTTATTTTGTATTTTACGACGGAGAACTTTCACAAATAGCCCAAGGCCAAGAGATCCCCTATAATAGAAAAGTATGTACAATACTTGGAAAGATTGATGTAAAAGGAGTAGCAGACGCTACAGGAGCAGCATTCCTTGTCATAGAAAAAAACGATAATATTGATTCAACTATAGATAAAGCTCTTGAAATTTCTAAAAAAGGACAACCTGTTATCGTTGATGTTAAAGTTGATTATTCAAAAAGAACAAAATTCACTAAAGGTGTAGTAAAAACTGTTTTTAAACGATTCCCTTTAGGCGATAAAATAAGATTTATCGGCCGAGCTATCTATCGAAAAATTATTGATTAA
- a CDS encoding right-handed parallel beta-helix repeat-containing protein, with protein MRKKCLNILLIVLLIFMPHAVKGATLSIPVQYASPNAAAADAKDGDVILIEAGEYTGSGIVATWYQNNLTIRGVNGRAHLNASGVSISNGKAIWVIGGSNVVIENIEFSNADVPDNNGAGIRYEGSSSLSLINCYFHDNEMGILTGNLGTEDITIESCEFRDHGKSNNGFSHNIYIGRGAKFTMIKSYSHDAYEGHNVKSRADENYILYNRIIDHNDSSSDKASSYLIDLPEGGLSYIIGNELHQSPKAANTTAISYARENTNNPLQILYFNNNTIVNDRNNGIALNIGGNPTGQIVNNIFDNFTTIRNGSFSGTYSNNEKNVTFVNRDNIEYRLQSGSNGINSGIDPGSGNGFNLTPVNEYVHPLQMQTRYSDGQLDVGAFEFKEATTNNNLILPILLLLL; from the coding sequence ATGAGAAAAAAATGTTTGAATATTTTGTTAATAGTATTATTAATTTTTATGCCGCATGCCGTAAAAGGAGCTACGCTTTCTATTCCAGTTCAATATGCAAGTCCAAATGCTGCTGCCGCGGATGCTAAAGATGGCGATGTAATTTTAATCGAAGCAGGCGAATATACTGGATCCGGAATTGTGGCTACCTGGTATCAGAATAACCTTACAATACGCGGTGTTAATGGTAGGGCGCATTTAAACGCATCTGGCGTAAGTATTTCCAATGGTAAAGCTATCTGGGTCATTGGCGGTAGCAACGTTGTTATCGAAAATATTGAATTTTCCAATGCTGATGTACCAGATAATAACGGTGCAGGAATTAGATATGAAGGGAGTAGTAGCTTAAGTCTAATAAATTGCTATTTTCATGATAACGAAATGGGTATTTTAACAGGAAACTTAGGAACTGAAGATATCACAATAGAATCCTGTGAATTTCGTGATCACGGAAAATCAAACAATGGATTCAGTCATAATATATACATAGGAAGAGGGGCTAAATTTACAATGATTAAAAGTTATTCTCACGATGCGTACGAAGGGCACAATGTAAAAAGCAGGGCAGATGAAAATTATATTCTTTATAACCGTATAATTGATCATAATGATAGTTCATCCGACAAAGCCTCCAGCTATTTAATTGATCTTCCTGAAGGAGGATTGTCGTATATTATTGGAAACGAATTACATCAGTCTCCAAAGGCAGCAAATACAACAGCCATATCTTATGCAAGGGAAAACACAAATAATCCTTTGCAAATTCTTTATTTTAACAACAATACTATTGTAAACGATAGAAATAATGGAATAGCTTTAAATATTGGAGGCAATCCAACCGGGCAAATAGTTAATAACATTTTTGATAATTTCACAACCATTAGAAACGGCAGTTTTTCAGGGACTTATAGTAATAACGAAAAAAATGTAACCTTTGTGAACAGAGACAATATTGAATATCGTTTACAAAGTGGCTCGAATGGAATAAATTCGGGTATTGATCCAGGTTCAGGCAACGGTTTCAATCTTACTCCAGTTAATGAATACGTTCATCCGCTTCAAATGCAAACAAGATACTCTGATGGCCAATTAGATGTTGGGGCTTTTGAATTTAAAGAGGCCACTACAAATAATAATTTAATCCTTCCAATCCTCCTTTTACTTCTGTAG